The following are encoded in a window of Spirochaeta cellobiosiphila DSM 17781 genomic DNA:
- the infA gene encoding translation initiation factor IF-1, whose amino-acid sequence MAKEEAIEVEGIVNESLPNTMFRVELKNGHLILAHLSGKMRKHYIRIVPGDKVKVALSPYDLTRGRIIYRER is encoded by the coding sequence GTGGCTAAAGAAGAAGCAATAGAAGTAGAAGGGATTGTTAATGAATCTCTTCCCAACACCATGTTCCGTGTAGAACTTAAGAACGGACACCTTATCCTTGCCCATTTATCTGGTAAGATGAGAAAACACTATATTCGGATTGTTCCTGGCGATAAAGTAAAGGTTGCTTTATCACCTTACGACTTAACTAGAGGAAGAATCATCTACAGAGAGCGTTAA
- a CDS encoding MBL fold metallo-hydrolase — MVDRIIVGPFRTNSYIFSPLRKKAILIDPGDEADTILQQLKMMNLEPMGIVLTHGHLDHVGAIKEICDFYLENKELEIPIAIHPGDAHYLGQLAQDAHMQAFGQLGVYGQQMAREKGTGIPSADIIINDGDYLFDTDLLVIYTPGHSEGSICLYSESQKSLFSGDTLFFESVGRTDLIGGDHDKLIKSIQDKLYNLPPDTRIYPGHGPTTTMERELKNNPFLTQIEKSNI, encoded by the coding sequence ATGGTAGATAGAATCATAGTAGGTCCATTTAGAACGAATTCTTATATATTCTCTCCTTTAAGGAAGAAGGCTATCCTGATTGATCCAGGAGACGAGGCAGACACAATACTTCAACAATTGAAGATGATGAACCTTGAACCTATGGGAATAGTGTTAACACATGGTCATCTTGATCATGTAGGAGCTATCAAAGAAATATGTGATTTCTATTTGGAAAATAAAGAATTAGAAATACCCATTGCGATCCATCCAGGGGATGCTCATTACCTTGGACAGTTAGCTCAGGATGCTCATATGCAGGCTTTTGGCCAATTAGGGGTATACGGTCAGCAAATGGCAAGGGAGAAGGGGACAGGCATCCCAAGTGCCGATATTATCATAAATGACGGGGATTACCTTTTTGATACAGATTTGTTGGTTATCTATACACCAGGACATTCTGAAGGGTCCATCTGTTTATATTCAGAATCACAGAAATCACTTTTTTCCGGGGATACTTTGTTTTTTGAAAGTGTTGGAAGAACAGACCTTATAGGAGGAGATCATGACAAACTTATTAAAAGCATTCAGGATAAATTATACAACCTTCCTCCTGACACAAGAATATATCCAGGCCATGGTCCGACCACAACAATGGAGCGGGAATTAAAAAATAATCCTTTTCTGACTCAGATAGAAAAATCCAATATTTGA
- a CDS encoding DbpA RNA binding domain-containing protein, producing the protein MKNLGVTTTHQTKKIIQALDTTKDKIFVNFAREDRESICLYPFYKAGEVQNNGMKGLIIFESKKTLKHFKKDVSGYRRKMPDWPDMLFIGLQDDVKKELALLGQNPSILVSTPNRIIDMMRQGLWDEPNLDTVLFVLKDNKSGFAKDAEFIMDKIVQVGQRLSVIPRERFGIVGEDFFDSPEIVTPSLSLNKGCKVKTITFLNEDNRRRLLPDLIYQSKEKVLLLCTDWKLIDSLAPMESLDNVRLAHMSDHESFKGVKNVYIYAQPKTPMELVKALQHLSSVDFQGRINILLNETDSSEFHNLKEIINVGISKDEMQEKLLLFKESVEKIIDQIKDNEDLDEMQLYKKLFKKSVPFHMRSYVGAYLLKNTMGKSLKRSNNKVTLFISIGRNRRVYPRDLVGLFSAAAGIQKSEIGDIKILDSYSFMEINPKAADKAIEVLDGTEYRGRKITVNHAKKKS; encoded by the coding sequence TTGAAGAATCTTGGAGTAACAACAACTCATCAGACAAAAAAGATAATACAAGCCTTAGATACCACTAAGGATAAGATTTTTGTCAATTTTGCCAGAGAGGATAGGGAGAGTATATGTCTTTACCCTTTCTATAAGGCAGGAGAAGTCCAAAATAATGGGATGAAGGGACTCATTATTTTTGAAAGTAAGAAGACTTTAAAACATTTTAAGAAGGACGTATCCGGATATCGGCGTAAGATGCCTGATTGGCCGGATATGTTGTTTATTGGTCTCCAGGATGACGTCAAAAAAGAATTAGCACTCCTCGGTCAAAATCCATCTATCTTAGTCAGCACACCTAATCGAATCATCGATATGATGAGACAAGGATTATGGGATGAGCCTAACCTGGATACGGTATTATTCGTCCTTAAGGATAATAAATCAGGTTTTGCAAAGGATGCAGAGTTTATCATGGACAAAATTGTCCAAGTAGGACAGCGGTTAAGTGTTATACCTCGAGAACGGTTTGGAATAGTGGGAGAAGATTTTTTTGATTCTCCAGAAATAGTGACTCCTTCTTTATCTCTAAACAAGGGTTGTAAGGTAAAAACTATCACTTTTTTGAATGAGGATAATCGCCGTAGATTACTGCCAGATCTCATATACCAATCGAAGGAGAAAGTTCTTCTTTTGTGTACAGATTGGAAATTGATAGACTCTTTAGCTCCCATGGAATCTTTGGATAATGTCAGATTAGCTCATATGAGCGATCATGAAAGCTTTAAAGGTGTGAAAAATGTATATATCTATGCTCAACCCAAAACACCGATGGAACTAGTCAAGGCACTGCAACATCTTAGCAGTGTGGATTTTCAAGGAAGAATAAACATTCTTCTTAATGAGACAGATTCCTCGGAATTCCACAATTTAAAGGAGATTATTAACGTGGGAATTTCAAAAGATGAGATGCAGGAGAAGCTTCTCTTATTCAAGGAAAGTGTTGAAAAAATCATTGATCAAATCAAAGATAATGAAGACCTTGATGAGATGCAGCTCTATAAAAAGTTGTTCAAGAAAAGTGTCCCTTTCCATATGCGTTCCTATGTTGGAGCCTATTTACTTAAGAATACAATGGGTAAATCCCTTAAACGTTCAAATAACAAAGTGACCCTCTTTATTAGTATTGGTCGTAATAGAAGAGTTTATCCCAGGGATCTTGTCGGTTTATTTAGCGCCGCAGCTGGTATTCAAAAATCAGAAATCGGTGATATTAAGATTCTCGATAGTTATTCCTTTATGGAAATCAATCCAAAGGCGGCTGATAAAGCTATTGAAGTACTCGATGGTACAGAATATAGAGGTCGTAAAATTACTGTTAATCACGCAAAAAAAAAGTCCTAG
- a CDS encoding OmpA family protein — MKHIWILLALTTSILYSENFEFKYEPGRQFKMISNVDQDVYVNGDLNHQANILDKISFKILEAEDSSGFISAQFNLTTSHYEQGQVINSLDSQYTSEFWRDARGHYDIDPSYYMPVARNVPILPDRDIQIGDTWTALGEEVHDLREVYGIEEPYHLPFVATYKFEGYRDHDGRSLPVISVKYSINQRTGLEGDLVPLLFQVESAQVLFWDPDLGWTTYAKESYYIKLYLSTGDMYEFTGIAEGYILEVEEMDRDKVASDINKDIQDSGLGETQVVPTEKGVSLVMDDIQFYPDSDELLPGEEDKLQKIGNILKKYPSRDLLIEGFTADIGSRDSQLTLSEKRAQKVGSLLLSWGVRNSDQLLFRGWGGQKPVATNETEEGRKKNRRVEITILEN, encoded by the coding sequence ATGAAACATATTTGGATACTATTAGCTTTAACAACCTCGATACTATACAGTGAAAACTTTGAGTTTAAATATGAGCCAGGACGTCAATTTAAAATGATCAGTAATGTAGATCAGGATGTCTATGTTAATGGAGATCTTAATCATCAAGCTAATATATTGGATAAAATATCCTTTAAAATATTAGAAGCTGAAGATTCTTCCGGTTTTATCAGTGCTCAATTCAATCTTACAACAAGTCATTATGAACAGGGACAGGTCATTAATAGTCTGGATAGCCAGTATACCAGTGAGTTCTGGCGTGATGCCAGAGGTCATTATGATATAGATCCTTCCTATTACATGCCCGTAGCTCGTAATGTTCCTATATTACCGGATCGTGATATACAGATAGGTGATACTTGGACAGCCCTGGGGGAAGAAGTTCATGACTTAAGAGAAGTATATGGTATTGAAGAACCATATCATCTCCCTTTTGTTGCTACCTATAAATTTGAGGGCTATCGTGATCATGATGGCCGTTCCTTACCTGTTATTTCTGTGAAATACAGTATAAACCAGCGGACAGGTCTTGAGGGAGATCTTGTTCCTTTATTATTCCAGGTTGAATCAGCACAAGTTCTATTCTGGGATCCTGATCTCGGCTGGACCACTTATGCCAAAGAATCCTATTACATAAAATTGTATTTATCTACTGGTGATATGTATGAGTTTACAGGTATTGCGGAAGGCTATATTCTGGAAGTAGAAGAAATGGATCGTGATAAGGTCGCTTCTGACATCAACAAAGACATTCAGGATTCTGGACTAGGAGAAACCCAAGTTGTTCCTACAGAAAAAGGTGTGTCATTAGTTATGGATGATATTCAGTTCTATCCTGATTCTGATGAATTACTTCCCGGTGAAGAAGATAAACTCCAGAAAATAGGTAATATTCTTAAGAAATATCCCTCAAGAGATCTTTTGATAGAAGGCTTTACGGCAGATATAGGTTCCAGGGATAGCCAACTTACACTTTCCGAAAAACGTGCCCAGAAGGTAGGCTCTCTTCTTCTCTCCTGGGGAGTCCGTAATTCTGATCAACTTCTGTTCCGAGGCTGGGGTGGGCAAAAACCTGTTGCAACAAATGAGACGGAAGAGGGCAGAAAGAAAAATCGACGTGTTGAAATAACTATTCTAGAGAATTAG
- a CDS encoding ATP-binding protein, whose protein sequence is MVKIIKIFSLIIISLLLLESCSLFQKKKGLYLNDWSYTTNDIWSSVTPGEKLNVGPDGGFFTLRTRFSTDVVEDNNFTTLIFDPPNIAAKYYLNGIQIGSAGEFPPNFILALSSSVIIDLPNQLLYETKSNELMIQGYIDSEKADFKNVRLARTVSARRQKYLYDFFNCDFFVYLAAISFMIAFIYLFQFAYNRSDKKQLYFGLYNLLIGIYFHRLAVFAGPFGFVFNYKIGKLGVILGSYFLYMFFRLYLPIKERPIIKRIVSTLFLGMALVYIFTPMTYMQATKGLSLVFIPTQILIIVILGFIINSFKKGVPNTAPLLVGTIIGILASTHDIVAYVGEFNPPFWLQGLGLFVFDFTIFLSLATNTEKMRKDLEQYSKSIEDQVKQRTAQLYEANTKLKQADKAKGQFLANMSHEMRTPLNGIIGFSEHLLNDVPLGEDKKYVELTIKESENLRNMINELLDISKVEAGMMDLDIHSFQWKDVHNYLAMNLGERARKKGLNFYYRDALDEELWLNGDSLRIKQILNNLVGNAIKFTNEGHIAVSIGLEVKAEVYRLSFTLSDTGIGIPEDRQEDIFNSFVQADSSTTRQFGGSGLGMSLAKQLIELMNGDISLTSKLKQGTNIHFSICMEKGTPTTEDLVQEVEILSLIDQVKGRKILVVEDYEPNREVVYLHLKTIGLICDFADNGQKALDMMKQTQYDLILMDIHMPVMDGLQTTEIIRNNPLWLSLPVIALTADAYPQDIERFHKQGMNDVITKPLRKEKLITTVVMHLVKEKSSQFQVNRQEVEILDKGSSPLPLEELIQEFDGDSEVVKEMLFSFVYTAQKQLDKIPSLIEANDLVTAHREIHSIKGGALNLMAQPLSAIAKEIEHLLKKGQLPHKKQWKKLHEEIEHLRLFLELRFPNSLE, encoded by the coding sequence AAGGACTTTACCTTAATGATTGGTCCTATACAACCAATGACATATGGTCCAGTGTCACCCCTGGGGAAAAGCTGAATGTTGGTCCTGATGGGGGCTTTTTTACCTTAAGAACCAGGTTCTCAACAGATGTGGTTGAGGATAATAACTTCACAACCCTTATCTTTGATCCTCCCAATATAGCCGCTAAGTATTACCTAAATGGAATTCAGATTGGATCAGCAGGAGAATTTCCTCCTAATTTTATACTGGCTCTCTCTTCCAGTGTAATCATAGATCTGCCTAATCAGCTTTTGTATGAGACAAAAAGCAATGAATTAATGATACAAGGTTACATAGACTCTGAGAAAGCTGATTTTAAAAACGTACGTTTAGCAAGAACAGTATCAGCAAGACGTCAGAAATACCTGTATGACTTTTTTAATTGTGATTTCTTTGTCTATTTAGCAGCTATTAGTTTTATGATTGCCTTCATATACCTTTTTCAATTTGCCTATAACAGAAGTGATAAAAAGCAGCTTTACTTTGGTCTCTATAATCTACTGATAGGGATATATTTCCACAGATTAGCAGTATTTGCCGGGCCCTTTGGTTTTGTCTTTAACTACAAAATAGGTAAGCTTGGTGTTATACTGGGAAGTTATTTTCTCTATATGTTTTTTAGACTTTATCTTCCCATCAAAGAGCGTCCTATCATAAAGCGGATCGTATCGACATTATTTCTGGGAATGGCGCTGGTTTATATCTTTACTCCCATGACTTACATGCAGGCAACAAAAGGATTAAGCTTAGTCTTTATCCCAACCCAGATTCTTATAATAGTTATTCTGGGATTTATCATTAATTCCTTTAAGAAAGGCGTACCCAATACAGCCCCTTTATTAGTAGGAACCATTATAGGAATACTGGCATCAACCCATGATATTGTAGCCTATGTGGGAGAATTTAATCCTCCATTCTGGTTACAAGGTTTGGGTCTATTCGTCTTTGACTTTACCATCTTTTTGTCCCTGGCAACAAATACAGAAAAGATGCGTAAAGATCTGGAACAGTACTCAAAGAGCATTGAAGACCAGGTAAAACAAAGAACAGCTCAATTGTATGAAGCTAATACAAAACTAAAACAGGCAGATAAAGCTAAGGGACAATTTCTCGCAAATATGAGTCATGAAATGCGGACGCCCCTTAACGGAATCATAGGGTTCTCAGAGCATCTTCTCAATGATGTCCCCTTGGGTGAAGATAAAAAGTATGTGGAACTGACAATCAAAGAATCAGAAAACCTTAGAAATATGATCAATGAATTACTGGATATTAGTAAGGTCGAAGCGGGGATGATGGATTTGGATATCCACTCCTTCCAATGGAAGGATGTACATAACTATTTAGCCATGAACCTTGGGGAAAGAGCTCGAAAGAAAGGGCTGAATTTCTACTATCGAGATGCCCTAGATGAAGAGCTATGGCTAAATGGGGATAGTTTAAGGATCAAACAGATTCTTAATAATCTTGTGGGTAATGCCATCAAATTCACAAATGAAGGTCATATAGCTGTATCCATAGGCCTGGAGGTAAAGGCTGAGGTTTACCGGCTCAGTTTTACCCTATCCGATACAGGGATTGGTATACCCGAGGACCGTCAAGAGGACATTTTTAATAGCTTTGTGCAAGCAGATTCCAGTACAACCAGGCAATTTGGTGGATCTGGTTTAGGGATGAGTTTAGCCAAACAGCTTATCGAACTCATGAACGGTGATATATCCCTTACTAGTAAACTCAAACAAGGAACTAACATTCATTTCAGTATCTGTATGGAAAAGGGTACTCCTACCACAGAAGATTTGGTTCAAGAGGTGGAAATATTGTCTCTTATAGATCAAGTGAAGGGAAGGAAAATCCTTGTTGTAGAAGATTATGAGCCAAATAGAGAGGTTGTCTACCTCCATTTAAAAACAATAGGTCTTATCTGTGACTTCGCAGATAACGGTCAGAAAGCTTTAGATATGATGAAACAAACTCAATATGACCTCATTCTTATGGACATTCATATGCCTGTAATGGACGGACTACAGACGACGGAGATAATACGTAATAATCCCCTATGGCTCTCACTACCGGTCATAGCATTGACAGCGGATGCTTATCCTCAAGATATAGAACGTTTCCATAAACAAGGGATGAATGACGTGATCACTAAACCTTTAAGAAAGGAAAAGCTTATTACCACTGTGGTTATGCATCTAGTAAAGGAAAAATCTTCTCAATTCCAAGTCAATAGACAAGAAGTGGAGATCTTGGATAAGGGAAGTTCTCCCTTACCCCTAGAGGAGCTCATTCAAGAATTTGATGGAGACAGTGAAGTTGTTAAAGAGATGCTCTTTTCTTTCGTCTATACAGCTCAAAAGCAATTGGATAAAATTCCTTCTCTTATAGAAGCTAATGATCTTGTCACAGCCCATAGGGAGATTCATTCCATCAAAGGAGGAGCATTAAACCTTATGGCACAGCCTTTGAGTGCTATAGCCAAAGAAATAGAACATCTTCTCAAAAAAGGACAACTACCCCATAAAAAGCAGTGGAAGAAGTTACATGAAGAGATTGAACATCTTCGTTTATTTCTCGAATTACGATTCCCTAATTCTCTAGAATAG